In Chloroherpetonaceae bacterium, a single genomic region encodes these proteins:
- a CDS encoding DASS family sodium-coupled anion symporter, which translates to MHDDSRTETAHYLDVRRLWPFGRNVTLFLLSVTLGLLAVALVPEGELPKPALYTLFILVTAVALWITEAIPPFAVGILIMAFLVFAIGSLRAEGEQIDVMQFVNTWSSPVIWLMLSGFFISEGLQRTGLDRTLFNFALRSFGGSAPRLLAGLMSVTAVISMIMSNTATTAMMIAAILPLLKESSKSDPLAKDVLLGIPAAAAVGGMGTIIGTPPNAITVGALANVGISINFVQWMLYGLPVAVALLAASWWILSRSLVGKVMHIPAIEPCHHEHPEMARLPKIVMAGTLVLTLLLWMTTTLHGIHVAAIGAIPIVTLTVSGIIRAKDLRALSWDCLMLVSGGLSLGLAIEKSGLAQYAANLLRLESVSPYLVILLLGYITTLVSNVMSNTAAATVLIPIGALITPEYAMQAGIVIGLSASTALLFPVSTPPNAIAFATGYLEQQDFRRLGGFFALCAPVLITLWVMLVS; encoded by the coding sequence ATGCATGACGATTCCCGCACTGAAACAGCGCACTATCTTGATGTGCGTCGGCTCTGGCCTTTTGGCAGAAATGTAACGCTGTTTCTGCTCTCGGTGACGCTTGGACTGTTGGCGGTTGCCCTTGTGCCAGAGGGAGAGCTGCCAAAGCCAGCGCTCTACACGCTCTTCATTCTTGTTACCGCTGTTGCACTATGGATAACGGAGGCAATCCCACCTTTTGCCGTCGGCATTCTCATTATGGCGTTTTTAGTGTTTGCAATTGGGAGCCTTCGTGCCGAAGGCGAGCAAATTGATGTGATGCAGTTTGTGAATACATGGTCAAGCCCAGTGATTTGGCTAATGCTAAGCGGCTTTTTCATCTCCGAAGGCTTGCAGCGAACAGGGTTGGATAGAACGCTGTTTAACTTTGCGCTAAGGTCATTTGGTGGCAGTGCGCCGCGTCTATTAGCAGGGTTGATGAGTGTGACCGCAGTGATATCAATGATAATGTCGAATACTGCAACGACGGCAATGATGATTGCAGCAATCTTGCCGCTGCTAAAGGAGTCAAGTAAAAGCGACCCGCTGGCAAAAGATGTGCTCTTGGGCATTCCTGCGGCGGCAGCAGTAGGGGGAATGGGCACAATTATCGGTACGCCCCCTAATGCAATCACAGTCGGCGCACTGGCAAATGTGGGTATCTCTATTAATTTCGTGCAGTGGATGCTTTATGGCTTGCCTGTAGCGGTTGCACTGTTAGCTGCGTCGTGGTGGATACTCTCTCGCTCGCTGGTGGGCAAGGTCATGCATATTCCAGCTATTGAGCCTTGCCACCACGAGCACCCTGAAATGGCACGCCTGCCCAAAATCGTGATGGCAGGCACACTGGTGCTGACGCTGCTACTTTGGATGACCACGACGCTGCACGGCATTCATGTTGCCGCAATTGGCGCAATTCCTATCGTAACACTGACCGTAAGCGGTATTATTCGCGCAAAAGACCTCAGAGCACTTTCATGGGATTGCCTGATGCTGGTCTCAGGCGGTTTGTCGCTCGGACTGGCTATCGAGAAGTCAGGGCTGGCGCAGTATGCCGCAAACTTGCTGCGTCTGGAAAGTGTCAGTCCCTACTTGGTGATTTTGCTTTTGGGCTACATTACAACGCTGGTCTCGAATGTGATGAGCAATACGGCAGCAGCAACCGTGCTCATTCCAATTGGTGCGCTAATTACCCCTGAGTATGCAATGCAGGCAGGGATTGTGATTGGGCTTTCTGCCTCAACGGCACTGCTCTTTCCTGTCTCTACACCACCAAATGCAATTGCTTTCGCAACGGGATACTTGGAGCAACAAGACTTTCGCCGACTGGGTGGATTTTTTGCGCTGTGTGCGCCAGTGCTAATTACACTGTGGGTGATGCTGGTTTCATAA
- a CDS encoding BsaWI family type II restriction enzyme: MHLPDVDMVIYEPKSLKILCVISCKVTLRERTAQTGYWKLKFLQEASQKHIAVFFATPDEDQTLKSKSKGLVKKGRAIVECDTDGCYVLSENEFEESAKVKPFSKFFEDLQQLVKS, translated from the coding sequence ATGCACTTGCCCGATGTCGATATGGTGATTTATGAACCAAAATCTCTCAAAATTTTGTGCGTGATTTCGTGCAAGGTTACGCTCCGAGAGCGCACTGCGCAAACAGGTTACTGGAAACTCAAATTTTTGCAAGAGGCGTCTCAGAAACACATTGCCGTGTTTTTCGCCACGCCCGATGAAGACCAAACGTTGAAATCCAAGTCCAAAGGCTTAGTTAAGAAAGGGCGCGCCATCGTGGAATGCGACACCGATGGTTGTTACGTGCTTTCCGAAAACGAGTTCGAGGAAAGCGCCAAAGTCAAACCCTTCTCGAAATTCTTCGAGGATTTGCAGCAGCTTGTCAAGTCGTAG
- a CDS encoding site-specific DNA-methyltransferase, translating to MSTATSLFSAHEICDWVQSQPIDPTWSFAGYAPSQTGKWTHDYHRYPAKFIPQLVEKLLDEYISQPTAHINDPFMGSGTTIATAISRGFMASGTDINKIAYLISKVKARPIEPSLLEKKIRRLLSRLDGISSDGLFYELNPLPPLVPEKHRERLAYWFPETNILALGKIKSLAQKRDCKRHCGENGGGR from the coding sequence ATGAGCACTGCGACATCTCTCTTCAGCGCACACGAAATCTGCGATTGGGTTCAGTCTCAACCGATTGACCCCACGTGGTCATTTGCTGGTTATGCGCCGTCGCAAACGGGCAAATGGACGCATGACTATCACCGCTACCCCGCGAAATTCATTCCGCAACTCGTGGAAAAACTTTTGGACGAATACATCTCTCAACCCACTGCCCACATTAACGACCCTTTTATGGGAAGCGGCACGACAATTGCCACCGCTATCTCTCGTGGCTTTATGGCAAGCGGCACGGACATCAACAAAATCGCTTATCTCATCAGCAAAGTCAAAGCGCGTCCGATTGAACCCTCGCTCTTGGAAAAGAAAATTCGGAGACTCTTATCACGGCTTGATGGCATCAGCAGCGACGGGCTTTTTTATGAGCTAAACCCGCTTCCGCCTCTTGTTCCTGAAAAGCATCGTGAGCGCCTTGCGTATTGGTTTCCCGAAACAAACATTCTTGCGCTCGGCAAAATCAAATCCCTTGCTCAAAAGCGAGATTGCAAAAGGCATTGTGGAGAGAATGGCGGCGGTCGATAA
- a CDS encoding 4Fe-4S binding protein: protein MRSVASEEEARALRRQRRLVQVIFVAINLILVDSRLPSVVWAVVGGAFWLAVVVITITNGPIVCSWVCWLGAAQDWAEPLAKRRWKPNPSFWRPFVLLVAIFWAPVSWLIRPEVMYSLTAPFGFDYTALEAHILQAVFFIVVGLSVAVLGKRGACIAFCPLLLVARLMRLKNWLPQLRFSYWLRKPIIINGTPAP, encoded by the coding sequence ATGAGAAGTGTGGCGTCGGAAGAAGAAGCCAGAGCATTGCGACGGCAGCGGCGTCTGGTGCAGGTTATCTTTGTTGCCATCAATTTGATTCTGGTTGATAGCCGTTTGCCGAGCGTGGTGTGGGCAGTGGTTGGTGGAGCATTCTGGCTGGCGGTGGTCGTTATCACAATTACGAATGGACCGATTGTCTGCAGTTGGGTGTGCTGGCTAGGCGCTGCACAGGATTGGGCAGAACCACTAGCAAAGCGCCGATGGAAACCAAATCCCAGCTTTTGGCGACCGTTTGTATTGCTGGTCGCTATTTTTTGGGCGCCTGTTTCATGGCTCATTCGTCCTGAGGTAATGTATTCACTTACAGCCCCTTTCGGTTTCGATTACACGGCTTTGGAAGCGCACATCTTGCAGGCAGTGTTTTTCATCGTTGTGGGGTTGTCAGTAGCTGTTTTGGGTAAGCGTGGAGCGTGCATTGCATTTTGTCCGTTGCTGCTGGTCGCACGCCTGATGCGCCTAAAAAACTGGCTACCGCAGTTGCGATTCTCCTACTGGCTTCGCAAACCGATTATCATCAACGGAACGCCTGCGCCCTAA
- a CDS encoding 7-carboxy-7-deazaguanine synthase QueE has protein sequence MLKVNEIFFSIQGESSRMGLPCVFVRLTECDLRCTYCDTEYAFYEGEERSLESIIETVQSYGCNLVEITGGEPLLQDEVYPLMSRLCDLGYDVMLETGGHILVDKVDPRVKKIIDMKTPSSGMLKRNDYRNLEIASPSDEIKFVIGSRLDYDWSKKVMEEYRLAERLTVLMSVVFGELSPQTLAEWILADRLRVRFQLQMHKYIWSPETRGV, from the coding sequence ATGCTGAAGGTTAATGAAATCTTTTTCTCCATTCAAGGTGAGTCAAGCCGAATGGGCTTGCCGTGCGTCTTTGTGCGCCTTACGGAATGCGACTTGCGCTGCACGTATTGCGACACGGAGTATGCCTTTTATGAAGGCGAGGAACGCTCACTGGAAAGCATCATTGAGACCGTGCAATCCTACGGCTGCAATCTTGTGGAAATTACGGGCGGCGAGCCACTGCTTCAAGATGAGGTCTATCCACTGATGAGCCGCCTTTGCGACTTAGGCTACGATGTGATGCTGGAGACTGGTGGGCACATTTTAGTCGACAAGGTTGACCCACGTGTCAAGAAAATCATCGATATGAAAACCCCTTCATCGGGGATGCTGAAAAGAAACGACTATCGCAACTTGGAGATTGCCTCACCCAGTGATGAAATCAAATTCGTCATTGGCTCTCGACTTGATTATGACTGGTCGAAAAAGGTGATGGAAGAATATCGCTTGGCTGAGCGGCTGACGGTGCTGATGTCAGTGGTCTTTGGCGAGCTTTCGCCACAAACGCTCGCAGAGTGGATTTTAGCTGATCGCCTTCGCGTGCGCTTTCAACTGCAGATGCACAAATACATCTGGAGCCCCGAGACGCGCGGCGTATGA
- a CDS encoding aspartate aminotransferase family protein: protein MSAQVLSPVHISPEMVHERLAQSMLVDGLEMVLDLERSKGSYLYDARTHRAMLDFFTFVSSAPVGANHPKIWSDQAFLNKLLYAAVVNPSNSDVYSVEMAEFVETFRQLAMPKGMKYVFWIAGGALAVENALKAAFDWKVRKNFRKGYRTERGHHVIYFREAFHGRSGYTLSLTNTDPVKTDLFPKFAWTRIQNPKITFPLTDERREALERIERAAIEDIKRAFHEHKDDVAAIIIEPIQGEGGDNHFRREFFQALRVLTLENDAMLIFDEVQTGIGLTGTMWAAEQVLANPVAEPCMLPDGVTCTFRNDGGCTMHEDLCLPDMIAFGKKTQVCGFMASARIDEVEDNVFHVPSRINSTWGGNLVDMLRCKKYLEIIEEERLLENARQVGAALLREIQGLSEEFGGVVTNPRGRGLMCAFDLRTKSERDRFIRQAHKNGLLILGCGERSVRFRPPLNLSLSEMHEGMSLIRKTLNDVLSAESASQQ from the coding sequence ATGTCGGCACAAGTTCTCTCTCCTGTGCATATTTCGCCTGAGATGGTGCATGAACGGCTCGCACAAAGCATGCTGGTTGACGGATTAGAGATGGTCTTGGATTTGGAGCGTAGCAAAGGCAGTTACCTTTACGATGCTCGCACACATCGCGCTATGTTGGATTTTTTCACCTTCGTCTCCTCTGCACCTGTGGGGGCTAATCATCCAAAGATATGGAGCGATCAGGCTTTTTTGAACAAACTACTTTATGCGGCGGTGGTCAACCCCTCCAACTCCGATGTCTACTCGGTTGAGATGGCAGAGTTTGTGGAGACCTTCCGGCAACTGGCTATGCCCAAAGGTATGAAGTATGTCTTTTGGATTGCTGGTGGGGCTTTGGCTGTAGAGAATGCACTTAAAGCTGCCTTTGATTGGAAGGTGCGAAAAAATTTTCGCAAGGGCTATCGCACGGAACGCGGTCACCACGTCATTTACTTTCGTGAAGCCTTTCACGGGCGGAGTGGCTACACGCTTTCTTTGACCAACACTGACCCCGTCAAAACCGACCTTTTCCCAAAGTTTGCTTGGACACGCATTCAGAATCCCAAAATTACTTTTCCGCTCACAGATGAACGCCGTGAAGCACTCGAACGCATTGAGCGCGCAGCCATAGAAGACATCAAGCGTGCTTTCCACGAACACAAAGACGATGTGGCAGCTATCATCATTGAGCCAATTCAAGGTGAAGGCGGCGACAATCACTTCCGCCGCGAATTTTTCCAAGCCCTGCGTGTGCTTACTTTGGAAAATGACGCGATGCTCATCTTCGACGAAGTGCAGACAGGCATTGGACTCACTGGCACAATGTGGGCGGCTGAGCAAGTGCTGGCTAATCCCGTGGCTGAGCCATGCATGCTGCCCGACGGAGTAACCTGCACCTTTCGTAACGACGGCGGTTGCACGATGCACGAAGATTTATGCCTGCCTGATATGATTGCTTTCGGCAAGAAAACCCAAGTGTGCGGCTTTATGGCCAGTGCCCGCATTGATGAGGTGGAAGATAACGTTTTCCATGTGCCAAGCCGCATCAATTCAACGTGGGGTGGCAACTTGGTCGATATGCTACGCTGCAAAAAGTATCTTGAGATCATTGAAGAGGAACGCTTGCTCGAGAACGCACGCCAAGTGGGCGCCGCCTTGCTAAGAGAAATACAAGGGCTGTCGGAAGAATTCGGAGGCGTTGTAACCAATCCGCGCGGGCGTGGGCTAATGTGCGCATTTGACTTGCGCACCAAATCAGAGCGCGACCGCTTCATTCGTCAAGCCCACAAAAACGGGTTGCTCATTCTGGGCTGCGGCGAGCGTTCCGTCCGATTCCGTCCGCCTTTGAATCTTTCGCTTAGTGAGATGCACGAAGGTATGTCGCTCATTCGAAAAACGCTCAACGATGTGCTGAGCGCCGAGTCAGCCTCGCAACAGTGA
- a CDS encoding WG repeat-containing protein — protein sequence MKCSKPSIVHFHKSITRLLAQSWIWLLTFCLVACHTKPKPNGRLLPVKINDKVGFIDQTGQKIVEPIYSDAQEPSEGMALVMEEPEKFGFVDATTGDERIRPRFLSAWSFSGGLAQVRIGKNIGYVDKTGDVVIAPRFEDGLSFSEGLAAVQENGKWGYITPLGLYAIKPQYEMAWSFSEGLAWVKLGGKCGYIDKTGTMVISPRFDLARSFSDSLAAVCIEEKWGFIGPDGQWRIPPTFDQCGAFSEGLAPVAFKDKAGKLRWGYANKLGRLTIDTTYEGAREFSEGFAAVRKNGKWGLIDKGGNEMLSFEYDFIGPFKDGIAKVQTGRRIGYINRSGKFIWEPTS from the coding sequence ATGAAATGCTCAAAGCCGTCTATTGTCCACTTTCATAAGTCCATCACACGCCTCTTAGCGCAAAGCTGGATTTGGCTGCTCACCTTCTGCCTTGTGGCGTGCCACACTAAGCCGAAGCCCAACGGCAGACTTTTACCTGTGAAAATCAACGACAAGGTGGGGTTCATTGACCAGACAGGGCAAAAGATTGTAGAACCCATCTACAGCGATGCACAAGAGCCGTCAGAAGGTATGGCACTGGTGATGGAAGAGCCTGAGAAATTTGGCTTTGTTGATGCCACAACCGGTGATGAGCGCATCCGTCCACGCTTTCTTTCAGCATGGAGCTTTTCAGGTGGATTGGCACAGGTACGCATTGGGAAAAACATTGGCTATGTCGACAAAACAGGCGATGTGGTGATTGCCCCGCGCTTCGAAGATGGACTTAGCTTTTCTGAAGGATTAGCCGCCGTGCAAGAAAATGGCAAGTGGGGCTACATTACGCCTTTGGGACTGTATGCCATCAAACCACAGTATGAAATGGCTTGGTCCTTCTCAGAAGGCTTGGCTTGGGTCAAACTGGGCGGCAAATGCGGTTACATTGACAAAACAGGCACAATGGTCATTAGCCCACGCTTTGATTTAGCACGTTCATTTTCCGATAGCCTTGCTGCGGTCTGCATAGAAGAGAAGTGGGGTTTCATCGGTCCTGATGGTCAGTGGCGCATTCCACCTACCTTTGACCAATGCGGGGCTTTCAGCGAAGGGCTTGCCCCTGTAGCCTTCAAGGACAAGGCAGGAAAACTCAGGTGGGGCTACGCCAACAAACTGGGTAGACTCACCATTGACACCACCTACGAAGGTGCACGCGAGTTTTCCGAAGGCTTTGCTGCTGTGCGCAAAAACGGCAAATGGGGACTTATTGACAAAGGCGGCAACGAAATGCTCTCATTCGAGTATGACTTCATCGGTCCATTCAAAGATGGAATTGCCAAAGTGCAGACGGGTCGTCGCATTGGGTACATCAACCGCTCTGGCAAATTTATCTGGGAGCCAACTTCCTAA
- a CDS encoding DUF885 domain-containing protein, whose product MSTQSSASYSELVENYLRLAIRFDKHLCGFVDAAFGRAAYWRKALEAEPALPLSELHQQATMLLSALSGEQSERAQYLWQQTQAIKTMIEKKQGITFPFREEARLCLGITHIAWQEESEISKHLERLSQLLPASGSLSERFVKWRQRFELKGEAIERFIRVALDEAKARAHQLFPLPENTIEVRLVHNKPWAGYHWYQGGFHSIYELNIDVPTTIWNLLHTTTHEAFCGHHTEAIVKEAELVNACGYDEFSISLLGTPASLLSEGLAEAAELLIIGGLSDTIEWLRAHKDLHHCTLTDEDAEILAVLEGLGRKATVNAALLMHEQHYSDDAVFLYLRRFSPSEDELLHRIIARLRDPDYRTYMLTYPIGKELVLQRLQQSSNPTQTFYEMLKAVYCPLS is encoded by the coding sequence ATGAGCACACAGTCTTCTGCATCATACTCAGAACTGGTGGAAAATTATCTTCGCCTTGCGATTCGTTTCGATAAGCACCTCTGCGGGTTTGTTGACGCGGCATTTGGCAGGGCTGCCTACTGGCGCAAGGCACTTGAAGCAGAGCCTGCTCTTCCACTTTCTGAGCTGCACCAGCAGGCAACCATGCTCCTTTCGGCTCTTTCTGGGGAGCAGAGCGAGCGCGCGCAGTATCTCTGGCAGCAGACACAAGCCATCAAAACAATGATTGAAAAAAAGCAGGGCATCACCTTTCCCTTTCGAGAAGAAGCACGTCTCTGCTTGGGTATCACACACATCGCTTGGCAAGAGGAATCGGAAATAAGCAAGCATCTTGAACGCCTTAGCCAGCTCCTGCCTGCCAGTGGCTCGCTCTCAGAACGTTTCGTAAAGTGGCGTCAGCGCTTTGAGCTAAAAGGCGAAGCCATTGAGCGCTTTATTCGCGTTGCGCTCGACGAAGCCAAAGCTCGTGCTCATCAGCTTTTTCCCTTGCCTGAAAACACCATTGAGGTGCGATTGGTGCATAATAAGCCTTGGGCGGGATACCACTGGTATCAAGGCGGCTTTCATTCCATCTATGAACTCAACATTGATGTGCCCACTACCATCTGGAATCTGTTACACACCACCACGCATGAGGCTTTCTGCGGACACCACACTGAAGCAATTGTCAAGGAAGCCGAGCTGGTTAATGCCTGTGGCTACGATGAGTTTTCAATTAGCCTGCTTGGCACGCCTGCTAGCCTGCTTTCAGAAGGCTTGGCGGAAGCTGCTGAGTTGCTCATCATCGGCGGTCTGAGCGACACGATTGAGTGGCTGCGCGCGCATAAAGACCTGCACCACTGCACACTGACTGACGAGGACGCCGAAATTCTCGCTGTCTTAGAAGGTCTGGGACGGAAAGCCACCGTTAATGCAGCGCTTCTTATGCACGAGCAGCACTACAGCGACGATGCGGTATTTCTTTACCTGCGCCGCTTTTCGCCCAGCGAAGATGAATTATTGCATCGCATCATTGCGCGCCTGCGCGACCCAGATTACCGAACCTATATGCTGACTTACCCAATCGGAAAAGAGCTTGTCTTACAACGCTTGCAACAATCGTCCAATCCCACGCAAACATTCTATGAAATGCTCAAAGCCGTCTATTGTCCACTTTCATAA
- a CDS encoding SDR family oxidoreductase yields MSFVLITGASTGIGEAFARQYAAKGRPLVLVARSADKLAALANELCRTFQVEVKIFSQDLSLPDAPQHLFDYCQTQRLEIALLINNAGVGLSNDFVHQRLSEIESMMQLNMMSLVKLTHLFLPAMLHRRSGGIINVASVAAFQGTPNMCVYAATKAFVLSFSEALAEELSGTGVRVMALCPGGTATHFFERAGYKQTGFKLPIQSPEAVVRTAIKAFEQGKTVVVTGWLNNLLVFAERFTPRWLNTKLAGAFVGEM; encoded by the coding sequence ATGTCCTTTGTGCTTATCACAGGGGCTTCAACCGGAATTGGTGAAGCCTTTGCTCGGCAGTATGCAGCTAAGGGGCGTCCGCTTGTGCTGGTTGCACGCTCTGCTGATAAACTGGCTGCCTTAGCCAATGAACTTTGCCGCACCTTTCAAGTTGAAGTAAAAATTTTCTCACAAGATTTATCACTCCCCGACGCACCACAGCATCTTTTTGACTACTGCCAAACGCAGCGCCTTGAGATTGCCCTGCTCATCAACAATGCAGGTGTGGGACTGAGCAACGATTTTGTGCATCAGCGCCTTAGTGAAATTGAATCTATGATGCAGCTCAATATGATGTCGCTGGTCAAACTTACCCACCTTTTCTTGCCTGCGATGCTGCATCGCAGATCAGGGGGCATCATCAATGTAGCATCAGTAGCGGCATTTCAAGGCACGCCAAATATGTGTGTCTATGCAGCCACGAAAGCCTTTGTGCTTTCCTTTTCCGAAGCGCTGGCGGAAGAACTCTCTGGCACGGGAGTACGTGTGATGGCACTCTGTCCGGGCGGCACAGCAACACACTTTTTCGAGCGTGCTGGTTACAAGCAAACGGGCTTTAAGCTACCAATTCAATCGCCAGAAGCAGTGGTGCGTACAGCTATCAAAGCCTTTGAGCAGGGCAAAACAGTGGTCGTGACAGGTTGGCTGAACAACTTGCTTGTATTTGCAGAGCGCTTCACGCCACGCTGGCTGAATACGAAATTGGCTGGAGCGTTTGTTGGCGAAATGTAA
- a CDS encoding LON peptidase substrate-binding domain-containing protein: MAEKSIIPIFPLPVVVCPEETLPLHIFEERYKAMIAYCRSENKPFGVSLAYNNKLYQIGCAVELEEIVREYPDGRLDIITVGVMRYRMLETYKDKPYMRAAVEFFDDDGEPVDTALRQRVITLHLKFIELLQGETTVEEYDFNERVSFRVAHSAGFDVLQKQRILEMTNENRRLEMLIEHFEKIIPDIERTEEIKRRVRSNGHFKNLRSLDF, from the coding sequence ATGGCTGAGAAAAGCATCATACCGATTTTCCCGCTACCTGTGGTAGTCTGCCCTGAAGAGACCTTGCCGCTTCACATCTTTGAGGAACGATACAAAGCAATGATTGCTTACTGCCGCAGTGAAAACAAGCCATTTGGTGTCTCGTTAGCTTATAACAATAAGCTCTACCAAATAGGTTGCGCAGTTGAGTTAGAAGAGATTGTCCGAGAGTATCCAGACGGTCGCTTGGACATCATTACAGTTGGCGTAATGCGCTATCGAATGCTGGAGACCTACAAAGACAAGCCGTATATGCGCGCGGCGGTAGAATTTTTTGATGACGACGGCGAGCCAGTCGACACGGCGCTGCGTCAGCGTGTCATTACCTTGCACCTGAAGTTTATTGAGCTTCTGCAAGGCGAGACAACCGTCGAGGAGTACGATTTTAATGAGCGCGTCTCGTTTCGAGTAGCGCATTCCGCAGGATTTGATGTGTTGCAAAAGCAGCGCATTTTGGAAATGACGAATGAAAATCGCCGTCTGGAAATGCTGATTGAGCACTTTGAAAAAATTATTCCAGACATTGAGCGCACAGAAGAAATCAAACGGCGGGTGCGCTCAAATGGGCACTTCAAGAATCTCCGCTCGCTGGATTTTTAA
- the nadC gene encoding carboxylating nicotinate-nucleotide diphosphorylase encodes MGTSRISARWIFNPLCTMSRPLPADAFAEFRTHCETEAIELAMLEDLYEGDITTEAIVPKSHRSRAIICAKSAGVIAGVRVMEKIFSMSKNKMNVVVRKQDGEHVQAGDVIAEITGSTETLLLCERTVLNFMQRMSGIATKTAEWVALIAHTPAKLLDTRKTAPGLRYFDKEAVRIGGGHNHRFGLYDMMLIKDNHIDAAGGVAEALRRAKEYRKQKRLDVKIEIEVRSHAELQEALRFAPDIVLLDNFSIEDLKKAVAFARAKSPTTLLEASGGVSQKTLCAIAETGVDFISAGELTHSVSAMDISMKIVPLSNVAT; translated from the coding sequence ATGGGCACTTCAAGAATCTCCGCTCGCTGGATTTTTAATCCGCTGTGCACGATGAGCCGTCCGTTGCCTGCCGACGCCTTTGCTGAATTTCGCACCCACTGCGAAACGGAAGCCATTGAGCTAGCAATGCTCGAAGACCTCTACGAGGGCGATATCACAACTGAAGCAATCGTGCCAAAGTCGCACCGCAGTCGTGCCATCATTTGCGCAAAATCTGCTGGAGTGATTGCAGGCGTGCGGGTGATGGAAAAGATTTTTTCAATGTCCAAGAACAAAATGAACGTGGTGGTGCGAAAGCAAGATGGGGAGCATGTGCAGGCAGGCGATGTAATTGCAGAAATCACAGGCAGCACAGAGACGCTGTTGCTTTGTGAGCGCACTGTGCTCAACTTTATGCAACGAATGTCAGGCATTGCAACTAAGACAGCTGAGTGGGTGGCGCTCATTGCTCACACTCCCGCCAAGCTCCTTGACACACGAAAGACTGCCCCAGGCTTGCGCTACTTTGACAAAGAGGCCGTCCGAATTGGGGGCGGACACAATCACCGCTTCGGACTCTATGATATGATGCTCATCAAGGATAACCATATTGATGCGGCAGGAGGCGTGGCAGAAGCGCTGCGACGCGCAAAAGAATACCGCAAGCAAAAACGCTTAGATGTCAAAATAGAAATAGAGGTGCGCTCTCACGCAGAGCTGCAAGAGGCCTTGCGGTTTGCGCCAGATATAGTTCTGCTTGACAATTTCTCAATTGAAGATTTGAAAAAAGCTGTAGCGTTTGCACGCGCAAAAAGCCCTACGACACTTTTAGAAGCCTCTGGCGGCGTGTCACAAAAGACGCTCTGTGCAATTGCGGAAACGGGTGTAGATTTTATCTCGGCGGGTGAGCTGACACATAGTGTGAGTGCAATGGATATTTCAATGAAAATCGTGCCGCTGTCCAATGTCGCAACTTGA